A genomic stretch from Mya arenaria isolate MELC-2E11 chromosome 10, ASM2691426v1 includes:
- the LOC128206166 gene encoding uncharacterized protein LOC128206166, producing MGKCKAQKETKVSQTEMAISLIRNAHSSVSEIENDSELPEIQIPIKQEVQKQDGTVCDLNLMRSRRGSVRSKEKQNACIQSEEVSLNEVAHLIEEVKSEVTDLMDDTENGGFGGTDQPICLESSSMTRKRDCSRSNTSKRKLIRKAPKSDENFNCKICDKTFSTKYVYQKHMAVHSGEKPYSCEICGALFSLREYLTSHMTCHSAERKFKCDECGAAFFRRGNLIAHKQSHTDVREFKCEVCSKYFKTKASRDAHLKHHSTKTHVCLKCGKGFINATLLRKHVSLHEGHKPYTCEKCGKCFPYNQSLQEHMLRHKGEMPVSCDRCGKRFNNVRQLKAHSKYHELRTDFHCSLCNLYYESLKSLKKHCYMSHATDHSCEFCGEKFSNKRVLASHRFKQHKDKRESRKRKVDIEAVIEDKVMCTLCKRVFINKECLADHLIEQHDWKEKDVETFFQAKDTDRIITLRLQEEKGKENYKVYYKDEEMDVFVTVKDGDKGLTNESADEIVDREQSEEVKLVTERKTNKEDVTVTLTGDIDLNIEDNSVQYKCIYVEGDEAIVTNSGDGCITIIPQTSLDIPASTDHETSNVENILYNIVEKPNMAGTINENEKLYVIVPDNSHEDVNIENRLKIASGIDLNTVQDTAVLEDETNNVEYDLSESDNHVLVEREDHIVVIVDKESGEGTFTIDGQEFQILTESIEGADQAGEKSSEIIEVFNDHIGEPLHNPVVIANDGAANLLSKQKPLDDLIGSLQTNGIMGSLGNFEPGSSNPSSISSREQLSAGNIPQTVEHLNSYTFGSTKAQTNTPSNGTMELNEIHTVDSDYRVKNRISNSGNMLDTNLIPISNMASDIANFEQAIKAKAESFQRVEDYNNFLDKMMLSIQKAKIEQNCKSDCT from the exons atgggCAAATGTAAAGCACAAAAGGAAACCAAAGTTAGTCAAACAGAAATGGCTATAAGCCTAATTAGAAATGCTCATAGCAGTGTAAGTGAAATTGAAAATGACAGTGAGTTACCAGAAATTCAAATACCGATAAAACAAGAAGTTCAGAAACAAGATGGCACTGTTTGTGACTTGAATTTAATGAGGAGCAGGAGGGGGTCTGTGAGAAGTAAAGAAAAACAGAACGCTTGTATTCAATCAGAGGAAGTAAGTCTGAATGAAGTTGCACATCTGATTGAAGAAGTTAAATCTGAAGTAACAGATCTAATGGATGACACTGAAAATGGTGGTTTTGGTGGTACTGACCAGCCAATATGTTTAGAGTCATCTAGCATGACCAGAAAACGTGACTGCAGTAGATCCAACACATCAAAAAGAAAACTTATAAGAAAG GCTCCCAAAAGTGATGAAAATTTCAACTGCAAGATctgtgataaaacattttctacGAAATATGTGTACCAGAAACACATGGCTGTACATTCAG gagagaagccatacagcTGTGAGATTTGTGGTGCCTTGTTCTCTCTGCGGGAGTACCTCACCAGTCACATGACATGTCACAGCGCTGAGAGAAAGTTCAAGTGTGACGAGTGTGGTGCAGCCTTCTTCCGAAGAGGAAATCTGATTGCCCATAAACAGTCACATACAG aCGTGCGTGAGTTCAAGTGTGAGGTTTGCTCCAAGTATTTCAAGACAAAGGCGTCACGTGATGCCCACTTGAAACACCACAGTACCAAGACGCATGTTTGCCTGAAGTGTGGGAAGGGTTTTATCAATGCCACCCTTCTAAGGAAACATGTCAGTCTACATGAGG GTCATAAGCCATACACATGTGAGAAATGTGGGAAATGTTTCCCGTACAACCAGAGTCTGCAGGAACACATGTTACGGCACAAGGGGGAGATGCCTGTATCCTGTGATAGGTGTGGGAAAAG GTTCAACAATGTTAGACAGTTAAAAGCCCACTCCAAGTACCATGAGCTGAGAACCGACTTCCACTGTTCTCTGTGTAACTTGTATTATGAGTCCCTGAAATCCTTGAAGAAACACTGCTACATGTCGCACGCCACTGACCACTCGTGCGAGTTCTGTGGGGAAAAGTTCTCCAACAAACGCGTCCTAGCTTCCCATAGATTCAAGCAACATAAGGATAAGAGAGAGAGTAGGAAGAGGAAGGTTGATATCGAAGCTGTTATAGAGGATAAGGTGATGTGTACACTGTGTAAGAGAGTGTTCATAAACAAGGAATGCTTGGCCGATCATTTGATTGAGCAACATGATTGGAAGGAAAAAGACGTTGAAACCTTTTTCCAGGCTAAGGACACAGACAGGATTATAACTCTGAGGCTGCAGGAGGAGAAAGGCAAGGAGAACTACAAGGTGTATTATAAGGATGAAGAAATGGATGTATTTGTAACGGTGAAAGATGGAGATAAAGGGCTGACTAATGAGAGTGCTGATGAAATAGTTGATAGGGAACAAAGTGAAGAAGTCAAATTAGTAACTGAGAGAAAAACTAATAAAGAGGATGTAACAGTTACTTTAACTGGTGATATCGATCTCAATATTGAAGATAATTCAGTCCAGTACAAGTGCATTTATGTTGAAGGTGACGAAGCCATAGTAACAAACTCTGGTGATGGTTGTATAACTATTATACCTCAGACTTCTCTTGATATACCAGCATCAACAGATCATGAGACAAGTAAtgtagaaaatatattatacaatatagTGGAGAAACCTAATATGGCTGgcacaataaatgaaaatgaaaaactgtaTGTCATTGTTCCGGACAACAGCCATGAGGATGTGAATATCGAAAACAGATTAAAAATAGCTTCTGGTATAGATTTAAACACTGTACAAGATACAGCTGTGCTAGAAGATGAGACAAATAATGTAGAGTATGACTTGAGTGAGAGTGATAATCATGTATTGGTTGAGAGGGAAGATCACATAGTTGTGATAGTTGACAAAGAGAGTGGAGAAGGCACCTTTACCATAGACGGACAGGAGTTTCAGATCTTAACTGAGAGCATTGAAGGTGCTGACCAGGCTGGTGAGAAGAGTAGTGAGATAATAGAGGTGTTTAATGATCACATTGGTGAACCACTACACAATCCAGTAGTCATTGCCAATGATGGAGCTGCAAACctgttgtcaaaacaaaaacCTCTTGATGATCTTATTGGATCCCTTCAGACAAATGGCATTATGGGTAGTTTGGGGAATTTTGAACCAGGGAGTTCTAACCCAAGCAGTATTAGTTCCAGGGAGCAATTAAGTGCGGGAAACATTCCTCAAACAGTGGAACATTTAAACAGTTACACATTTGGCTCTACTAAAGCTCAGACAAATACACCAAGTAACGGGACAATGGAGCTAAATGAAATCCATACTGTAGACAGTGATTATCGAGTGAAAAATCGTATAAGTAATTCTGGTAATATGTTGGATACAAATTTGATTCCTATTTCCAACATGGCATCAGATATTGCTAATTTTGAACAAGCAATAAAAGCAAAAGCTGAAAGCTTTCAAAGAGTTGAAGATTATAATAACTTTCTGGATAAAATGATGCTTTCAATTCAAAAGGCTAAAATAGAACAAAATTGTAAATCTGATTGTACTTAg